One window of the Carassius auratus strain Wakin chromosome 20, ASM336829v1, whole genome shotgun sequence genome contains the following:
- the LOC113121198 gene encoding 3'(2'),5'-bisphosphate nucleotidase 1-like — MMSDIAVLMRLVASAYTVAEKAGTIVRKVVQSGELGIVEKTGANDLQTLADRLVQKSICASLSKSFPKVTIIGEEELPDEDVEEELLENGYNSLILQESCPDQYASLKEEELVVWVDPLDGTKEYTEGLLDHATVLIGIAYGGTAIAGVINQPFYNYQMGTVASLGRTIWGVLGLGAFGFQLQEVPDGKRIITTTRSHSSKLVIDAVQAMEPHDVIRVGGAGNKIIQLVEGKASAYVFASPGCKKWDTCAPEAILHAVGGKLTDMHGNAYRYDANVKHINSAGVLATLRNHEYYSSRVPQSVLQALPSD; from the exons ATGATGAGCGACATTGCAGTGTTGATGCGGCTGGTGGCTTCAGCCTACACCGTGGCCGAAAAGGCTGGAACTATTGTCCGAAAAGTGGTTCAAAGCGGAGAACTGGGTATCGTTGAAAAG ACAGGAGCCAATGATCTACAGACTCTGGCTGACAGGCTTGTTCAGAAGAGTATATGTGCATCCCTGTCGAAGAGCTTTCCTAAAGTCACCATCATCGGGGAGGAG GAATTACCAGACGAGGATGTTGAAGAGGAGCTTTTAGAGAATGGGTACAACAGCCTGATTCTACAAGAGTCTTGTCCGGATCAATATGCCAGCCTGAAGGAGGAAGAG ctGGTTGTGTGGGTTGACCCTCTTGATGGCACTAAAGAATATACAGAAG GGCTTTTGGATCATGCAACAGTGTTAATAGGCATTGCTTATGGAGGGACAGCCATTGCTGGAGTCATCAATCAACCCTTCTACAACTACCAG ATGGGGACAGTTGCTTCTTTGGGCAGAACAATATGGGGAGTATTGGGTTTGGGCGCATTTGGGTTTCAGCTTCAGGAAGTCCCAGATGGTAAAAGAATTATCACTACTACACGGTCCCATAGCAGTAAACTTGTAATTGACGCAGTGCAAGCCATGGAGCCTCATGATGTCATCCGAGTGGGAGGAGCTGGGAATAAG ATCATCCAGCTGGTGGAGGGAAAGGCCTCTGCTTATGTTTTTGCCAGTCCAGGATGTAAAAAGTGGGACACGTGTGCACCTGAAGCCATTTTGCATGCAGTTGGAG GCAAACTGACAGACATGCATGGTAATGCATACAGATATGATGCAAATGTGAAGCACATAAACTCTGCTGGAGTGTTGGCAACTCTGAGGAATCATGAGTACTATTCAAGCAGAGTGCCACAGTCTGTCCTACAGGCACTTCCTTCTGACTGA
- the LOC113121201 gene encoding SAYSvFN domain-containing protein 1 has translation MECKLAEFRERKKAQTAAKKPADRVIQRETRARSDGSPDQKPNTCPHTEDPSHYLLNTTCVRWLQRVALTRLTLLKVLLWLVLLGLFSELEFGLPFFVISLFYWLYEGLRSPKARQPGEMSAYSVFNPDCQPILGTLTAEQLEGEMGYRPAANG, from the exons ATGGAGTGTAAGCTGGCTGAGTTCAGAGAACGAAAGAAAGCACAGACTGCAGCCAAGAAACCTGCTGATCGTGTGATCCAGAGAGAAACGAGAGCAAGAAGCGATGGTTCTCCAGATCAGAAGCCCAACACCTGTCCACACACTGAG GATCCCAGTCATTATTTGTTGAACACTACATGTGTTCGTTGGCTTCAGCGAGTGGCCCTCACCCGTCTGACCCTGCTCAAAGTGCTGCTGTGGCTCGTGCTGCTGGGACTGTTTTCAGAGCTTGAGTTCGGCCTGCCCTTTTTTGTTATATCGTTATTCTACTGGCTCTATGAGGGCCTTCGAAGCCCAAAAGCCCGACAACCTGGAGAAATGAGTGCGTACTCTGTGTTTAATCCAGATTGTCAGCCCATCCTGGGAACTTTAACAGCCGAACAGCTGGAAGGAGAGATGGGATACAGGCCAGCGGCCAATGGATGA
- the LOC113121202 gene encoding protein C10, whose protein sequence is MASAPAQQPTLTVEQARGVLTEVIQAFSVPENAARMEEARESACNDMGKMLQLVLPVATQIQQEVIKAYGFNNEGEGVLRFARLVKMYETQDPEIAAMSVKLKSLLLPPLSTPPIGGGVPTS, encoded by the exons ATGGCTTCTGCCCCAGCACAGCAGCCCACACTCACTGTAGAGCAGGCCAGAG GTGTTCTTACTGAGGTGATCCAGGCCTTCTCCGTGCCTGAGAACGCAGCCCGCATGGAGGAAGCCAGAGAGAGCGCCTGCAACGACATGGGCAAGATGCTGCAGCTTGTGCTTCCTGTGGCCACTCAGATCCAACAGGAAGTCATCAAAGCATACGGCTTCAACAATGAAGGAGAAG GCGTTCTCAGATTCGCCCGGCTGGTGAAGATGTATGAAACTCAGGACCCAGAGATCGCAGCCATGTCAGTGAAACTCAAGAGTCTCCTGCTGCCGCCGCTCTCCACTCCTCCTATCGGCGGTGGCGTCCCGACCTCATAG